The Cyprinus carpio isolate SPL01 chromosome B17, ASM1834038v1, whole genome shotgun sequence genome has a window encoding:
- the LOC109106869 gene encoding chloride intracellular channel protein 4-like, whose translation MTSNEEDKDPDIELFVKAGSDGESIGNCPFSQRLFMILWLKGVVFNVTTVDLKRKPADLHNLAPGTPPPFLTFNGEVRTDVNKIEEFLEEMLAPPKYPKLAPKNKESNAVGNDIFAKFSAYIKNTNPGANASLEKGLLKALQKLDNFLNSPLPDEIDADSTEEEKCSDRKYLDGNELTLADCNLLPKLHIVKVVSKKYRNFEIPSEFSGVWRYLENAYARDEFTNTCAADREIELAYQDVAKRLGK comes from the exons GCTGGCAGTGACGGAGAAAGTATTGGAAACTGTCCTTTTTCTCAAAGGCTTTTTATGATCCTGTGGCTGAAGGGAGTCGTGTTCAACGTCACCACTGTCGACCTGAAAAG GAAACCAGCTGATCTTCATAATCTGGCTCCTGGTACTCCTCCTCCATTCCTTACCTTCAATGGCGAGGTGCGGACGGACGTCAACAAAATCGAGGAATTCTTGGAAGAGATGCTAGCGCCTCCCAA GTATCCAAAACTGGCTCCGAAGAACAAGGAGTCCAACGCGGTGGGAAATGACATCTTCGCAAAGTTCTCAGCCTACATCAAGAACACAAATCCAGGAGCCAACGCAA GTCTGGAGAAGGGGCTACTGAAAGCTCTGCAGAAACTGGACAACTTCCTGAACTCCCCTCTGCCGGACGAGATTGATGCCGATAGTACAGAGGAGGAGAAGTGCTCCGACCGCAAGTACTTGGACGGCAATGAATTAACGCTCGCAGACTGTAACCTCCTCCCCAAACTGCACATAGTGAAG GTGGTTTCTAAGAAATACCGTAACTTTGAGATCCCATCAGAGTTCAGTGGAGTTTGGAGGTATCTGGAGAACGCTTACGCCCGGGACGAATTCACCAACACCTGTGCGGCAGACAGAGAGATTGAACTGGCCTATCAGGACGTGGCCAAGCGGCTGGgcaaatga